One Glycine max cultivar Williams 82 chromosome 8, Glycine_max_v4.0, whole genome shotgun sequence genomic window, GAAGTTGCGAACATGGTGGTTGTTGGGGGAAGAGAAGAGACTAGAGAGGTTAACCAAGACAAAATtccctatgatttttatttttatgtaatggTCGGCGATTAGGGTTGTTGCATAGGTCGAACTACACAAGTAGTTTCATTCAGTTGCAATTGCAACTACCTAACTAACTTCTAAACACTATGGGTCTTCCGATAAAGGGTGCATGTTGTCCACTAAACAAAGAAAGTAGCATCGTGAAAATTCAAGTACAACCATAAAAATTTTGGAAAGTTCACATTAGATTCTTATAGACATGGCAATGGGGCAGGTCGGGTACGGGTATTATCTCCCAAATTCCTTACCTCGACTCCTCAACATATCCCCATACCCGTACCCGATATCCGACGGGTTTGAGTTTATTGTCCCATCCCGTAACCGTCGGGTATCGGGTAGCCCCAACCTCATTTCACACaccatttagaaaaatatttttttttaaaaaaaaatattaaaaatttgattttagaaaaaaataaattgattattaaatatttatttttaactacttatatatcaataaatttattataacgcGTGTGTCtacataaatagttaagaaaataatattaaattatgtaaaaattttaaaataaaattaactagtaataaaaattatatgccttttgattaaattatgcaaaaattttaaagattttaagtggCGGGACGGGGTCGGGACGGGTCTAGTAATCTCATACCCGTACCCGTATCCGACTTTTGGTTATCAGGGAAAACCCGAACCCGTACCCATACCCGGTCAACTCGGGTATTACCCGTCAAAGTCGGGACGGATTCGGACGGGTACCCACGGATATAAATTTTCTTGTCATGTCTAGATTCTTATCCACTGGTGTCAATCTATATTGACTCTTTTTATCCATCAAAAAGCTAAAACAATAGCCTTATATTTACTATAAACATTGTTAATGACATTTGAGACAGTAAAAGgacatagggatgaaagacaaATATCCAATCAATCAAACTTTGACCACAAACTACTCATATCTTAGCTAGATGGTCAGCCTAAGAATTATCTTCCCTAAACATGTGTTGGCAATCCAACTTTAAGTTCGCAGACATTGTTAAAGTTATTATCCGAGGTATTTATTTGTTTAGGTGTTTGAAAGCTCatcatgattttttgttcttgttaaaAGGTACCTATATGGATTAAGAGAGGATGATGTATATAAATTATCATTGGTCTGGATTTCTAACCAATGTGAAACTTTATGACTAATGGAACAAACCCCCAATCAAGGTTAAGAGACAAGAGTAATCTAGACCCTCCTTCTAACACCAATGTTTTAATCTATAGTCTCTAGACATTAGGATCATCATCCAAAATATTGTTCGCTTAGAACTCTATCATgatgtttttcttttgataaaagACACCTATACAGGATAAGGGAGCATAATGTATATAAACTACCATTGATCTTATCTCCTAAGCAATGTAGGATTTTGTGACTATTGAAATAGTTGAAAATACATATTCTAATTGCGATTTCTAAATTGATAATGTTGTGGATTAAAGGTGCATAGGAATGAAGAGAATAAACCCTATCAACAATAGTCTTGACGGCTATGGCTATCAATGGAGTCAGATTCATAAATGGTatcttgcatatatatatatatatatatttaaaattatttttcctattttcatATGTCAATGTTTTAGAAAAATCTTATTattgtcattataaaaaaaagattactttattctttttctttgaaaagagtATTCTTTGTAAGATATAGTCATCGGCgttaacattaaattaataaagaaagaaaacatggaAATGCTTCCAAATTTTAGTAAAACGTTGATTCATGTCAAAACGTAAGTGCGAACGTAATAAGTAATAACCAAGGTCTTTATCAGCCGTCTCGTATATAGGAACATTTCAAAACCAATTTCATATTTTCAATTCCTAAAACGTTGATTCATGTCAAAACTTAAGTGCAAACGTAATAAGTAATAACCAAGGTCTTTATCAGCCGTCTCATAGGAACATTTCAAAACCAATTTCATATTTTCAATCCCTAAAAGGTTGACTGTATCAGTATAAAAGAACCACCATGCTGTAGCCAACAGCATCTACACTTGTTTCCATCTCACAACTCCAATAGTGTTTTTGATGATCTTGTGCAGCAATGTCGCACGACGAGGTGGTTCTGTTGGATGCATGGGGAAGCATGTTTGGGATGAGGGCATGGATTGCATTGGAAGAAAAGGGTGTTAAGTATGAACACAAGATGGAGGATCTCAACAACAAGAGCTCTTTGCTTATGCAGATGAACCCTATTTACAAGCAAATTCCAGTTCTCATCCATAATGGCAAACCAATTTCTGAATCTGCAATTATAGTGCAGTACATTTATGAGGTCTGGAATGACAACAAAGCTCCAATCTTGCCCTCTGATCCTTATGAGAGAGCTCAAGCCAGATTCTGGGTAGATTACATTGACAAAAAGGTACGTAGAAGCTGGTTTAATGTGTAGATCATGTGATTTCTTTTTTGGGTCTACTCAAATTTGGAAGgttcaattcaaaatttgatGATTGATATCCACGCTCaactcttgagtcttgattaaTAATCTGTTTATATAATTGTTTCCAAATTAGATCTTTGGTGaatttagatattataaaaGGTAGTAAGTTTAATTCAGTTGATTGAGTAGAGTATTTGATCTGTTATAACCTtcttattacttattttttattccaatggataaaaaaatagtctAAAAGGTGGacaaaaatttgtattattaaaataaattttattaaacttcAAAGCAAATGAGTGTTTCTAATGGGAGTCCAAATGAGAATATATAATTGGTTTTTAGTAACCTTTATATTTTGGTGGGAGGAGTAttagaattttatattttgtacgttaaatttatgtttttattaccAATAATAGTTTTGTGATATTCAATGCAGGTGTATCCTGCTTGGAATAAAATGTGGCTTTCTAAAGGAGAAGAAGAGCATGAGGCAGGGAAGAAGGAGTTAATCTCCGTCTTTAAGCAACTAGAAGAGACATTGGGTGACAAAACTTTTTATGGAGGTGACACGTTTGGGTTTGTTGATATTGCTCTGATCACTTTCTATAGTTGGTTTTATACTTTTGAGACATATGGCAACTTTGAAATGGAAGGAGAGTGTCCTAAACTCGTGGCTTGGGCTAAGAGATGCATCCAGAGAGAGACTGTGTCCAAAGTTCTTCCTGATGAGAAGGAGTTGTATGATGCAGTTgtggaaatgaagaaggaactTGATTCGAAATAGAGGAACTTCGTGGATCAACCCAATGAAGATTTGCATGTTAAAAGGCCTTGAGTactttaattttgtgtttgtttagcTCGGGTTATTTATGGTTTGCCCAACACTTAGGATTTCTACTCTTTACAAGATTAAGATGGGGGTTGAATGtcgttatttttgttttaagttgtGCACCTATGAtcaataaaatctcattttatcaAGTCATCGAAATAGTTGTTTTCCTCACTAGCTAGTTTTTGGCACTAAAATAATTAGTATCCGAATTGGCCGTAACCTATATCGGCTAAGAGTGTAAATCCTGTAGTAAAATAAAGGTTAAATGTACTAggtttttcaattattaaatagtttaattgaattctctaattatttaaaataatttaattagatcatctggatatttaaaataatagttaaaatcaCAACAATATTATTGATCCATCTAAGACTTATCTCCTAGATATGATGAcactagatttttttataaagaaaaaaaaattctatggtGTCCTCATTAATTTGGAGGTAttgatataattgatttttcaactaattaatagaaattaatttgtattattttattgttattttaaaatttaatgataatttgaagaaaaaaaacttcaatttttttaaaaaaatttgttagattaatttaaagaaaaagaaggtaTACCAATTAACATAATAACAAGCAAAATGGTATGACAGCAAATCAAGaaagtgattaaaaaaatccacaagtttaaaattttgaatttattcttATCTTTGTTTTAAGTCTTTGTATTTTAAGAATTGtatgtattttatataattctaCCATATGCAAAAGATATTCATTGCTTATCTTTCTACCATTTTCATTTTCCGTGTTTACTATAATTGTTGCttgtaactttatttatttttattgacagcgatagtttgatttaaatttgcaatttaaaaaaagtttgcaACATTATCTCCAAAAGTACTCCTAATGAGTAGTCTCTGATCTGGTTGAGACATTTGATATGAGAATTTCCTTTTgcaaatgtaagaaaaaaaatatttctctatTGTATTGATGCTAGGATACGTTTGTCATTATTGGAGCTCACGAGTCACGACATTCTTCTAGATTGGAAATGTCTTGTTTGGATACGTTCtccttgaataaaaaaaaaaaattgtttgtaatATATacatcatataaaattatttttctgatcaTCTTTTGCTTTAGATGATAATAAAAAAGGTATTTAGACACGTAGTTTAGAGGGTATGGTGGAGCATGTGATAGGTAAATTGAATAGACGTAATTGCTAACGTAATATACATacgaatatttttttctatctcaACAAAAACATTTGACGAAACAATGATTTAggggtattttttaaaaattattaaatgggaataaattttaaacaaacattCAGGAAGGAATTGTAAGGTATTTGAAGtggtaaataatattattttagttttatttaatatttatatttttatatattttttatttaatatttttatattttgtatattgtttttatttaatatttatatttttttatgttaagattttttttctaattatagtACATTCCAAAATTCGACTTTAAAATCATACATATCACCACAACTTCATTTTATTAGAGctttgtttatataaaatatattacataaaacaatatagaaaatatagataatattaaataaaaaaatacaaatattaaaaaaatattaaataaaataatatataaaaatatataaaatattacataaaactaaaaataatatacaaagtcgtatattttttatttaaattaatattttttatattgttttatataatattattttatatttttatttaatattttttatatttgttaaattattttatttaatatattttctataaatgaagcactaataaaatgaatttggggttatatatatatatgactttaAAGTTAAACTCGCTCGAATGTACtacaattagaaaaaaaaaatataaaacatataaaagtattagataaaaaaaaatatacagaaatataaaaaatattaattaaaatttaaaataaaattattaatttaaataaaattatttacgattttaatgtcataaattatttaggacttcaaagtaaaatttaaaaaaaaatgagatatccTATTACTTATAtggatatttatttaaaatttattcccATTTagtatttagaagaaaaaaattagccTAAAAGGTCGTTTCGCCCATTTGAGAACTATCTGCACATTTCTTTATtgcaaaaaaatgtaaaaagttgTCTCATTATAAATGACCACTTGTCCTGTTAGTCCACAACATATCTACACTTTTCTGGCAAGTTCATAACTTGAGTTGGGTGTTTTGGTGATCCTTTGCAACGATGGCAGACGAGGTTGTTCTGTTGGATACATGGGCTAGCATGTTTGGAATGAGGGTTAGGATTGCATTAGCTGAAAAGGGTGTCAAGGAAGAGATTCTTAGGAACAAGAGTCCTTTGCTTTGCAAATGAACTCAATTCTCAAGAAAATTCCAGTTCTGATCCATAATGGCAAGCCCATTTGTGAATCTGCAATTATAGTGCAATACATTGATGAGGTCTGGAATGACGACAAAGCTCCAATCTTACCCTCTGACCCTTACCAGAGACTCAATGCTAATTAAAGAAACTACTCAATTTAGGGTGTGTTTGCATAGGATTTGCATCCAAAGCAACCAGCTTGCAAGCCAAAGCTTCCACACACCTGCTTTGGCTTTTTTGCTTTGGAAAGTGTGTAATTTTTCAGTTTAACGTGGATACAACGAGTATCCAAACACTCTTGGTGTTTAAGATCTTGAAGTCACAATAACTTGTTATGCATCTATCAGATGTGGGTTCAAGAATTGAAAATACCACTCATACCATTTGTGTATGATAATTTGGTGGGTCTCCATATTGCTTAGGAGTTAGGAAGCCTTCTTGTCCTCGAAATCAAGTAGCTCTTTCTTTCACCTATCAATTGGCTTTAAGCACCGAGGCATTTGTAGTCAAAATTGCTAATAAAGCACCATAGAATATAGAATATTATCATAATTTGCTAATACTGACTCAATGAAGAAAAATCTTCAGTTTCTTACTCATAGGATTGACTACTGTTCTTTGTTAGTTTAGTCCTCTTTGACATTGCAATGATACCATATGCAAAAGAGAGATATTCATAGCTCAATTTTATACCATGTTTAGCACTTTAGTGGCTTGTAACGTTTGCAATGTAAAAGGTTTGTAACATGTAATCTCTGAAAGTACTCCTAAGAAGTGTCTGATCAGGTTGTGACttttaagtaaattatttattttgaaataagtgAATTTGCTGGtgcaaatatttgaataatCCAAAGTATTCTTAAGAAGTGTCTAATCAGGTTGtgacttttaaataaattatttattttgaaataagtgAATTTGTGGGtgcaaatatttgaataatCCTAAGTATTCCTAAGAAGTGTCTGATCAGGTTGTGACTTTTaagtaaattatttgttttgaaataaGTGAATTTGCTGGtgcaaatatttgaataatCCAATATGTTATTCACAGAGTTACTATGTAAGAGAAAATTAGTTTCTCTATTTATTGATGCTTGGATAGAAATTATAAggaatatatttgttttacataattataaggaatatatatattttttacataattataagGAATTTCCTAGATATTTGCCCATGTATGTCACTAAAGCTCACCACgttcttttcaattcatttggaATTGGCTTGTTTTTGCTCgttaatctcatttttttgttttctagagATTACGAGTAGTTATCAATTCAACAGGTGCTTGTGGTGTGTGACTGCTGTTGGtccaaataaattttgttcagtGAAAATCGATAGTCTTCCTTCTCATACTAAAAAACTTGTTCTTTCTCATGCAAACATAAAATGACTTTATATCACTGTCACAATCTTTTAGGTTTTAACCTTGGTTTAATTGTTGGATTTGTATAatctttcatatatatttttttattttataaaattctcatatttttattaaaattaaatatgtaaaactcaagatatttttaagataaaaaatattaaggagctatgaaagtaatctaaaatccataaaaaagtgtgaaaaaagaaaaaaaaaacttgtgaacTAAAATCTATTTGCCCAACCCACAGCCCTTTCTGACATTTCAGAGTCCTTTGACTTGTGAGAGTGAAACAATATCTAATTGCTTTATGGGTTTTGATAAAACAGTGCCTAAAACATAATTTAGgagcattttatgttttttatgaaatatttttattattttaaaattgattataaaatatttttcatgttattaaaataaaaaatacatgaatggtgaaaaattattaatattaggtCAAGAGTGATTTAGAAAGGCTAGACACCCAACAGCAACCAAAAATTCTGCACTCTTTGCCCAGAAGCTGTTTGATGATTTGTCTGAGAGAATTTTAATTCTGTTTTTACTTGTTATTGCATGGTTCACATTTAAACTCCTGCACATCCTTTCATAATTTAAACGTACTTTGCCTAGAAAAATTGGTGCACAAATTGTTGAGTACAAACTTAGTCTATTCAGATACTTAGACTTTTCATTTATTACCACTTATCAGCGAGTTAACACCaactaaaacagaaaaataaatggCAGAATATGTAATATTAGTAAAGACCAAGTCTATCTCAGAGGCAAACTCTCACAGCTTCAAGAAACACTTCACAGTGTTCCCTTAGTTCAATATAAATTTGTTCTTATAATCCAAAACAGCCACATAAACCTCCCTCTCATCTGCAAGAGTTTCTGATACACTTTCCTTCTGCATGCATCTCTTGGCCCAGGAGATAAGTTTTGGGCACTTTCCCTCCACTTTGAAGTTTCCAAAGGTCTCATAAGTATAAAACCAGCAATAGAAAGGAATGAGAGCTACATCAACAAATCTAAATGTGTCACCCCCAAAATAAGGCTTGTCTCCATGAAACTCCTCCAATTACTTTAAGCTCTCTGGGAAGTCCTTCTTTGCCACCTCTTGCTCATATCCCCTAGAAATCCATATTTTCCTAGAAGCATGATACACCTACATTTTTTAGCACATAAGTCGTTACTGATAACTTTCAAGAACATACATGTTATATACTTAGATACAATAACTCTTATgttcaaattttgaaatctaCCTTCTGATCTACAAAATCAGCCCAGAACCTGGCTTGAGCTTTATGGTAGAGAGCAGAGGGAAGCAAAGGACAATTATTGTGCCAAACTATATCAATATACTCAACAATTATGAGAGACTCACAGATTGGTCTTCCATGATGTATGAGAACTGGAATCTTTTTGTGAACTGGGTTCATTTCCTGAAGCAAGGGGCTCTTGTTGGTGAGATCTTGTTCCATGTACTTATATTTGATTACTTTCTCTGCCAAAGCTATCTTAGCTGTCATCCCAAAAATACCGAACCCTGAGCCTAACAAAAccactttggcttttttttcCACCATTGCATTAGGCAGCAACTGCACTGAGAAAGTGAAGGGAACAAATATCTGGAAGTTTAGTTATCTTTGGTCCAAACAAGAGATATTGGTGTCAATCAAGTAATGTCAAGtgaataatttcattaaacacTTGTAAATTTGTAACAAGGGTTTATTCCTAAGCTTGACTTTAGAAGTCgctgtaataaattaaaaataatgaataaacttctccataaaatttaatgaaaatttatagaaagattaaaaaaaaacatacataaattCAAGCAAACTTCAGTATACGGTATACactttgaatatttattagggATTACAAACATGCTTTAGCCATTTGAAAAAATACAAGTAGCAACCAAAGCCAAAAAGGCACATCTAAGTTCATTCTTGTAATGCCACTATTCAGAAGATAGAGCACACATGTAACTAGAGGCAATATTTCCCTATAGGCACCCTTCCTCTAGTTCACTCACTGttcaaattctttttcttcttcgaaATAAACTCCTTGACCCTATGCTCCTCGGGAAAACATTTTGACACACTCTCTTTTTGAGTACACCTCTTAGCCCAAGCAATGAATTTGGGGTACTTGTCCTCGTTGATGAAATTGCCATATAAATTATAGGTATAAAAATAACAGATCAATGGAACTAGTGCAACATCCAGAAGACCAAGGTTGTCTCCACCAAAATAAGGCTTGTCCCCAAGTTGTTCTTCGAATAACTTCAGACACTCCAAAAATTCTTCCTTTGCAGCTTCTTTCTCTTCCCCTTCAGTTGTCCAAAACTTCAAGGCAATCTCACACATCTATTTCACAGTGGAAGTTGAGTagcaaatttcacatttttcaaACAATGGTTATTTgataacaagataaaaaaaggacaaaacttGGACATAGTTCCATAATTGTTGTGTTAAAATCTCCAATCAGAATTGAAGTTTCACGTTGGTAATCTGTGTAATAAGAGGTTTCCAATGATATCAACGCAGATTATCAGATTATCGAGGTAAAACACCAATTTTGATtggaaaacaataacaaaagtaCATATAGAATTGCATCTAAGTTGTATATGATTGAAAAAACAGAAATAATCacattcataataaaaaaataaaaatgaagcatCAGAGAGAAGTAAAGTACCTTAGTGTCGACATAGTTAGCCCAGAATCTAGCTTGTGATCTGTGGTAAGGATCAGAAGGCAACAAGGGAGATCGATCATCCAAACCTCATCGATATACTCAACAGCAATGAGTGACTCACAGATGGATCTGCCGTTGTGGATGAGAACTGGTATTTTCTTATGAACTGGATTCATTTGGAGGAGTAAAGGGCTCTTGTTGCTAAGGTTCTCTTCTCTATTCTCATACTTGATGCCCTTCACCTCTAGTGCGATGCGGACTCTCATCCCATAAGGGCTTAACCAGAAATTCAACAGAATCACCTCATTTCCCATTGCTGAGAAAGAAGATtccaatgaaagaaaattaGTGCTGGAAGAAAAAGTGAGTGGCACATGAGTTTGGTGAGTCAACTTGTACAGAATGTGGAGGTGGATGATatcagaaatgaaaataaactaaCAGAAATGTCACTATCACTGATATTTCTATGCATGTTGTTTCGTCTGTATCATTTCTTGATAACAGCACCTGATTCAGACGGCAATTGagacatttcttttatttatttattattgttatgatgatgattattattattcaaaaggCTAATGGAGCAACAAAACAGAACTATaaacaatgataataataataaaaattaaaacggaaGCACTTATTCAAAATCGACGCATGATTTTATCTTAAATACAGGACTGAGTGTCATGTAAAAGGTACACCTTTATTACTGGCGTATAGCTAGCAAATTTGAGCTCTAAGGTTATCAGGTTCAATGATGAGAAGCTTGCATGGCTAAGAAATTGATCAAGAAACAGAATGATAAAGTATGAGAAATCATCCCTTAGAATAGCAGAACTTGTCATATGTAACTGTCAAAAGGAAGCTGTATAAATCCTTTTCATTGAATTCATGCCATATATGTTATAagaacaaatgttttttttatgattaacctTAAGTTATAATAGTACTAAGAGGTCATAGGTAAATGGAACAATACCAGCCAGCTGGGCACATACAAGATGTTGACCAAGCATGATGTTACAAGTCTTAATGAAGTTCTGAACTCACaagtttgtttcttctttttaattatgCTCCCATTGTGCCAAGAAAGCATTAACAGTGACGCAAAGTGGAGGCATTGTTGTGTTGATGTTGCTCTCATTCCATTATATTGCTGGTTTTATACTTATATGACCATTGGAAACTTCAAAATGGAGACAGTGTGTCCAAAACTTATCTCCTGAGCCAAGAGATGCATGCAGAAGGAAAGAGTATATGAAACTGCTGCAGATGAGAAAGAGGTTTATCAGCctaatctttatatttattcttctttttaattAGCTATATACGTAACTGTTATTGCTTTTTTGGTACATTAGGAACATAATTAGAAGAAACAAACTTGTGAGTTCACAACTTCATAAAGACTTTTGTAACACCTTGGTTTGTCAACACCAAGATGGGCCCAGCttcaaaaaagaattaattaataataatcgaCAAAGTATCATGTGAAGATTAATTGAGATTATAGTAGTctcaaattatgaaaataagtttCATAAAACAGGCACTGTCATCCAGTTACTCAAGTATTACAAAACCAACAACCACATGAAAGATACATCAGAGGTTTTCCAAAACCTACACATTCCTACAGAAAGCATTAAGTTTGGCACATCTAAGTGCCTTTTATTACACAAATATTACTTAATTGAAAGGTTAAGAACGACCAATAGAAGACCAATACTTCACAATGGTCATTAAGCTCCAACCTACTCCATGCCTAACTTCTTTCTTAGATCCATAATGAACTTATAAACCTTATGCTCTGTCTTTCTGCAGGCACCTCTTGGCCCAAGCAATAAACTTGGGGCACTCACTCTCTATGTTGAGGCTGCCAAAAGTCTCAGGCTTTGAACCAAGTGTAGAATGGAACAAGTGCTATATCCACAAAACCAATATTGTCTCCTCCAAAATAAGTCTTGTCTCCAAGTTGTTCCTCCAACATAAATTGGGCTTCCATGAACTACTTCTTGGcagcttctttttcttctcctttgatGTCCAAATCTTCCTTCCAAGATCATATATCTATTTGACATTGAGAATTAACACTCAATTAGATCATAAATTGTAAGAATGAATGAGAAGAGGATAAAGAGATAACAAATACATTTTGCTTGACATAGATCCACTTATAAAGATAATCTAATACTTCATTCTATAT contains:
- the GSTU38 gene encoding tau class glutathione S-transferase, which gives rise to MSHDEVVLLDAWGSMFGMRAWIALEEKGVKYEHKMEDLNNKSSLLMQMNPIYKQIPVLIHNGKPISESAIIVQYIYEVWNDNKAPILPSDPYERAQARFWVDYIDKKVYPAWNKMWLSKGEEEHEAGKKELISVFKQLEETLGDKTFYGGDTFGFVDIALITFYSWFYTFETYGNFEMEGECPKLVAWAKRCIQRETVSKVLPDEKELYDAVVEMKKELDSK